Proteins encoded in a region of the Vicia villosa cultivar HV-30 ecotype Madison, WI linkage group LG5, Vvil1.0, whole genome shotgun sequence genome:
- the LOC131605472 gene encoding uncharacterized protein LOC131605472, with the protein MEDLEQENHEFRDEVTTLRVGVERLTALVESLVAARNQPSPPPSPHATQTQIEVQTTTICEVSTATVSMAPTTDPSHYQMPNGYPGGMSYNFMPEGYHPFTGAAQTTPIMTVIPPLVHTVPQAGEPIYQVEPNEKGEVYDDFQDQFQEMRKEIKALKGKNSFGKNAYDMCLVPNVKIPAKFKVPDFEKYKGSSCPQSHLTMYCRKMATHTDDDKLLIHYFQDSLTGAALKWYMGLDSTHISSFDDLVEAFIRQYKYNVDMAPDRDQLRAMAQKEKESFKDAPTDFTEMVNMGMRLEEGVQEGRLIMESGSSIGTKKYGNNFQKKWEDETIAFAIDGEPQNSHSRQPLAYQQAPFIPYDQYPYVAAAQFKQPYQQPWAALPHNSSQNAPQNATQNQNRQRNQNRQQNQNKPQRNQQKEDRRIDPIPMTYAQLWPYLIERKAIAPRPTRPAKFPFPKEYNPNVKCDFHSGISGHSIEDCNVLKEKVQDLVDKKILSFKDIGPMP; encoded by the exons ATGGAAgaccttgaacaagagaatcatgAATTCCGTGACGAAGTAACTACTCTTCGAGTTGGGGTGGAAAGATTAACTGCTTTGGTGGAAAGCTTAGTGGCTGCTCGGAATCAACCATCACCTCCTCCATCTCCTCATGCCACTCAAACACAAATTGAAGTCCAAACTACTACGATTTGCGAAGTTTCTACTGCTACTGTTTCTATGGCTCCTACCACTGATCCCTCTCACTATCAGATGCCTAATGGCTACCCTGGGGGCATGTCTTACAACTTTATGCCAGAGGGATACCATCCTTTTACTGGAGCTGCTCAAACTACTCCTATAATGACCGTGATTCCACCCCTGGTACATACCGTGCCACAAGCTGGGGAACCCATTTACCAAGTTGAGCCCAATGAAAAAGGTGAAGTTTACGATGATTTCCAAGATCAATTCCAAGAGATGCGAAAGGAGATTAAGGCCCTTAAAGGGAAAAAttcatttggaaagaatgcttatGATATGTGTCTTGTGCCAAATGTGAAAATACCTGCCAAGTTTAAAGTGCCTGATTTTGAAAAGTATAAAGGGAGTTCATGTCCTCAgagccatttgaccatgtactgcaGAAAGATGGCCACTCATACTGATGATGATAAGTTATTGATCCACTATTTTCAAGATAGTCTAACTGGTGCTGctttgaaatggtatatgggattGGATAGTACTCATATCAGTTCTTTTGATGACCTTGTAGAAGCGTTCattcgacaatacaagtataatgtcgacatggctcctgatagagacCAACTTCGAGCCATGGCACAAAAGGAGAAAgagtctttcaaaga TGCTCCAACcgacttcactgaaatggtgaaTATGGGAATGCGACTAGAGGAAGGCGTACAAGAAGGACGATTGATTATGGAATCTGGATCGTCGATTGGTACCAAGAAATATGGAAACAACTTTCAGAAGAAGTGGGAAGATGAAACTATTGCTTTTGCAATTGATGGCGAGCCTCAGAACTCACATTCCCGCCAACCCTTAGCTTATCAACAAGCACCATTCATACCGTACGATCAGTATCCATATGTTGCGGCCGCACAATTCAAGCAACCATACCAACAGCCATGGGCAGCTCTCCCTCATAATTCTTCACAAAATGCTCCTCAGAATGcaactcagaatcagaatcgtcAACGGAatcagaatcgtcaacagaatcAGAATAAACCTCAAAGGAACCAGCAGAAGGAGGATCGCCgcattgacccaattcctatgacctacgCTCAGCTATGGCCATATCTAATCGAGAGGAAAGCAATAGCTCCCAGACCAACCCGACCTGCAAAGTTTCCATTTCCCAAGGAATACAATCCAAACGTCAAGTGTGATTTTCATAGTGGGATATCAGGTCACTCCATTGAAGATTGCAACGTCCTGAAAGAAAAAGTTCAAGATCTGGTTGACAAAAAGAtactctctttcaaggatattgGTCCTATGCCATGA